A region of the Candidatus Bathyarchaeota archaeon genome:
ACGGGCACTAAATGCTTCTCGCTGACAGGTAAAATCCGCAACCCCGGCTTAATCGAGGTTCCGATGGGTATGACTTTGCGGGAGATCGTTTTTGACATAGGCGGCGGAGTGCCTGACGGCAAAAAATTCAAGGCGGTTCTCATCGGCGGACCCTCCGGGGGCTGCGTGCCAGAAACCCTGCTTGAAACCCCCATTGATTACGACTCGCTCACTAGGGTCGGCGCCATCATGGGCAGCGGCGGAATCGTGGTGCTTGACGAAGACGATTGCATGGTGGATACGGCGCGTTACTTTACCGAGTTCTGTGTGGATGAGTCCTGCGGGAAATGTACGCCGTGCCGTGCTGGGCTGCCGCGGATGCTTGAGGTCTTCGAGCGAATCGTGCATGGACAGGGCTTGCTCGGCGACATCTCTACGCTTGAGAAGGCAAGCGTGTTTATCCGCGACTCGAGCCTCTGCGGTCTGGGGCAAACCGCGCCTAACCCCGTTATCACTACCCTGCGTTACTTCCGAGATGAATACATCAGCCATATTGAGGAGAAAAAATGCGAGGCGGGCAGATGCTTTAGAACCCGCGAGGAGGCTGAGGTGCAATGAGTAGAAAAACCGTTAAATTAAGAATTGATGGCACCGAAGTGGAAGTAGCTGAAGGCACCACCATTCTTAACGCGGCGGGCGCAGGCGGCATCATTATTCCCACGCTCTGCAACCTGGAGGGTTTAACGCCTTATGGCGGCTGCAGACTATGTCTAGTTGAAGTCAGCGGCAACCCTAAGCTTTTCCCAGCCTGCACCACCCCCGCAGCCGACGGCATGGAAGTTAGAACGCAGACCACTCGCCTCCAGGAGCACCGCAAAATGGTAATCGAGACACTGCTGGCGGAGCGCACGCATATCTGCTCGGTGTGTGTGGCGGATGGGCACTGTGAACTGCAGGATATGGCAAACAAGCTGGGTGTGGACCATGTGCTCTATGAGCGGCACTGGAGCTGCGAAGAAATCGATTCCACCCATGACTTCTTGGTTATCGACCGCAACCGCTGCATCCTGTGCACCCGATGCATCCGTGTCTGCAACGAAATCGAGGGCGTTCACACCTTGGACTTGAAACTCCGCGGGCAAACCTCCCAGGTTATCATGGATTTAGATGAGAAATGGGGCAACAGTTGCAGCTGTACGTCATGCCGTAAATGCGCTAAGGTCTGCCCCGTCGGCGCCATCTACGTGGAGGGCGAGCAAATTGAGCATACCAAAAACCGAGGCATCGCCCTGTTCATCATGGATCGGAGGGCTAGACTCAAATGAGCGTGGATAGCAGGGTGCGGGTGGCTACGGTTTGGCTTAGCGGCTGCTCAGGCTGCCACATGTCTTTTCTGGATCAGGACGAGCGACTTGTTGAGTTGGCAAAGCAGATAACTCTTGTTTACAGCCCGCTGGCAGACATCAAGGAGTTCCCCCAAAACGTCGCGGTTACCCTCATCGAAGGCGCCGTAGCCAACGAGGAACAGAAAGCCATGCTGCAGAGGGTCCGGAAGCGCACGGCGGTTTTGGTTTCTTTGGGCGACTGCGCCGTCACAGGCAACGTGACTGCCCTGCGTAACGGCTGGGTGCACAGTGACCAAGCAATCCTTACCCGCGCCTACCTTGACCCCGCCAACCACAACCCCCAAATACCCACGCAGGTGCCAAGGCTTCTCGTCCACGCCCGCCCGCTTCACGAAGTCGTAAAAGTGGACCACTACATCCCCGGTTGCCCCCCCAGCGCCGACCTCATCAACTACGTGCTCACTGAGCTTTTAGCGGGCAGAACACCCAACATGGAGGGACGCTCAAAGTATGGTTGAGAAAAAAATCTTGATATCCCCGGTTACCCGCATTGAGGGACACGCCCAAGTTGAGATACTGCTAAACCAAGATGACACCGTGCAGGAAGCCCGCTTCAAAGTCGTGGATTTCCGCGGATTCGAGAAGTTCACGGAGGGCCGCCCCTTCTATGAGTTGCCCTCAATTACCAGCCGCGCCTGCGGCATCTGCCCCGTGAGCCACCTGCTTGCCAGCGCCAAAGCCTGCGACCAAATCGTCGGCGTCACCCCGCCCCGCCCAGCCCTGCTGCTGCGGCGCCTTATCCATATGGGGCAAATTATCCAGTCGCATGCACTCAACTTTTTCCATCTGTCCTCCCCTGACCTGCTTTTGGGCTTCGACTCTGACCCCGCCGCCCGCAACATCTTCGGTTTAATCGAGCAGAAACCTGAGCTTGCCCTGCGGGGAATCAAGCTGCGGAAATTCGGGCAGGACCTCATCGAGCAGGTAGCGGGCAAAAAAATTCATTCCAGCGAGTGGATTCAGCCGGGAGGCGCAAAGTGGCCTCTGACTCAGCAACGGGCTGATGTTCTGCGGTCCGAGTTGCCCTGGGCGCTGGAGGCGACTCAGCAGACGCTTGCGATGTATAAGCAGATGCTGGGGGACCTGCAGGAGGAAGTGGCGAGTTTCGGATGCTTTCCCAGCTACTACATGGGCTTAGTCACCCCCGACGGCGGCCTAGAACACTACGACGGCGCACTACGCATAGTCGCCCCCGATGGAGCCGTAGCCGCTACATGTGTGGATCCCAAAAAATACGGTGACTTCATCGCCGAAGCCGTGGAGCCCTGGTCCTACATGAAGTTCCCCTACTTTAAAGCCCTCGGCTACCCCGACGGCAGCTACCGCGTCGGACCCCTCGCGCGCCTCAATGTGGCCACGCACTGCGGCACGCCGCTGGCGGATGAGGAGCTTAAGGAGTTTAAGCGTCTGGGCAGAAACGGCGTCGTCGAAAGCACCTTCCACTACCACTATGCACGGCTCATTGAGGTGCTGTTCTGCATCGAAACCGCGCGGCAGCTGCTCTCTGACCCCGACATCCAATCTGAGCATGTTGCCTCTAAGGCGCTGGTTAACAACGCGGAGGGCGTCGGCGTCGCGGAGGCGCCACGGGGCACCCTAATCCATCATTACCGCGTCGACGAGCAGGGCATGGTAACCTACAACAACATGGTTATCGCCACCGAACACAACAACCTCGCCTACAACCGAGCCGTCACGCAGGTCGCCAAAAAATACGTCAAGCCCCCGCAACTCGAAGAAGGCATGCTTAACAGGGTGGAAGCAGTTATCCGCGCCTTTGACCCCTGCCTAAGCTGCGCAACACATGCCGTGGGCTCGATGCCGCTGGAGGTTGTGCTGCTTGACTGCAGAGGACGCGTGGTAGATCAGATAGTCAGGTAACCGCAGCCGTTTGTTCATGTTTCTGGACTGGGGCTTGTCAAGGTTTGTTGACAAAAACTCTTAAATGATCATGCCGCTGCCTTCTTGACTGGTGAACGTATGAAGAGAATAGTTGCCGCACTGCTTTTTTTGGGGTTGCTTTCCGCATCGATGCTTATGACCGGTAACGCGTATGCCTCCATATCAGCTAATGGCTTGATAACTCAGGATACCACTTG
Encoded here:
- a CDS encoding 2Fe-2S iron-sulfur cluster-binding protein; the encoded protein is MSRKTVKLRIDGTEVEVAEGTTILNAAGAGGIIIPTLCNLEGLTPYGGCRLCLVEVSGNPKLFPACTTPAADGMEVRTQTTRLQEHRKMVIETLLAERTHICSVCVADGHCELQDMANKLGVDHVLYERHWSCEEIDSTHDFLVIDRNRCILCTRCIRVCNEIEGVHTLDLKLRGQTSQVIMDLDEKWGNSCSCTSCRKCAKVCPVGAIYVEGEQIEHTKNRGIALFIMDRRARLK
- a CDS encoding oxidoreductase, coding for MSVDSRVRVATVWLSGCSGCHMSFLDQDERLVELAKQITLVYSPLADIKEFPQNVAVTLIEGAVANEEQKAMLQRVRKRTAVLVSLGDCAVTGNVTALRNGWVHSDQAILTRAYLDPANHNPQIPTQVPRLLVHARPLHEVVKVDHYIPGCPPSADLINYVLTELLAGRTPNMEGRSKYG
- a CDS encoding Ni/Fe hydrogenase subunit alpha, with protein sequence MVEKKILISPVTRIEGHAQVEILLNQDDTVQEARFKVVDFRGFEKFTEGRPFYELPSITSRACGICPVSHLLASAKACDQIVGVTPPRPALLLRRLIHMGQIIQSHALNFFHLSSPDLLLGFDSDPAARNIFGLIEQKPELALRGIKLRKFGQDLIEQVAGKKIHSSEWIQPGGAKWPLTQQRADVLRSELPWALEATQQTLAMYKQMLGDLQEEVASFGCFPSYYMGLVTPDGGLEHYDGALRIVAPDGAVAATCVDPKKYGDFIAEAVEPWSYMKFPYFKALGYPDGSYRVGPLARLNVATHCGTPLADEELKEFKRLGRNGVVESTFHYHYARLIEVLFCIETARQLLSDPDIQSEHVASKALVNNAEGVGVAEAPRGTLIHHYRVDEQGMVTYNNMVIATEHNNLAYNRAVTQVAKKYVKPPQLEEGMLNRVEAVIRAFDPCLSCATHAVGSMPLEVVLLDCRGRVVDQIVR